Proteins co-encoded in one Chitinivibrio alkaliphilus ACht1 genomic window:
- the nusB gene encoding transcription antitermination factor NusB, whose translation MELSKTQKRKGRILALQVLYSYEHNRSASIVDVFEAVSSIPEAGLSSNDTIRFAKSLCVLAVRYITHIDKVLSDYTDNWDITRLSSIDRNTLRLAAAEIISDHATPFAVVINEAVEIAKEYGTDESASFINGVLDAAKNEIQKINKE comes from the coding sequence ATGGAATTAAGTAAAACGCAGAAGCGCAAAGGTAGAATTCTGGCTTTGCAGGTGTTGTACAGTTATGAGCATAATCGCAGTGCATCTATCGTAGATGTATTTGAGGCCGTAAGCAGTATTCCTGAGGCAGGACTATCATCGAATGACACAATTCGTTTTGCAAAGTCCCTTTGTGTCCTTGCGGTGCGATATATTACCCATATTGATAAAGTATTGTCTGATTATACAGATAACTGGGATATTACGCGGTTATCCTCCATTGATAGGAATACCCTTCGTCTTGCCGCCGCTGAAATTATTAGCGATCATGCAACTCCCTTTGCAGTGGTAATTAACGAAGCGGTGGAAATTGCAAAGGAGTATGGGACGGATGAGTCTGCCTCCTTTATTAATGGAGTGCTCGATGCCGCAAAGAATGAAATTCAAAAAATAAACAAGGAGTAG
- a CDS encoding TonB-dependent receptor family protein gives MNKFVQLKRLGSILTTLSMLSAQPQEMPQIDIVTTRGDTTSFTGGSYTRISEEALAQLQPLSTQDALRTTPGVHVVETDGYGFYPRIGIRGLNPDMSKKVLILEDGAPVQLGPFIDPAAYYSPPVERMKEIEVLKGSSSLRYGPSTIGGAINYITKRPEKGTSGHLTAVAGNRGYRSVGLDFGVATDTTSASVSMLRKEGEGWRDMPFTVNDIVARGSITPNEMHSFSVKASYYDQSANHTYIGLTDKEYRHNPLLNRADHDHMKVERFGLDINHRAWISDRAQVQTLIYGNNAHRDWFREEFSFNAATGQNEMEGWRSGRVREFSVAGVDSRISLDHSMGDMEHYLEAGIRPQYERMQNNRIDVHDTLDVNPLTSTQGLLREHDTREVHNVAVFAMNRIDITDNLRITPGARFEYYQQTRTHHQKEYAPVSIETTSDDAVFIPGISAGYTFGDAAEVFGGVHRGFAPPRVQDAIDGAGNEVKLKAEESVNYELGVRGALDWLRYELTGFIYDFDNQIIAASEAGGASATQNTNAGKSLNQGVETGVVMDLPAFFSLDANWTWVPVAEFRSDLFNSDNEQVTFDGNRLPYAPKHTVNTRFGFSTGGITAGISLTAVSSQYTDHENLSTGTPNGRAGKIDGYHVWNSDISYEVGRVRVFGTAKNIEDARYISSRSPRGIFPGAGRTFMIGSTVSF, from the coding sequence ATGAACAAATTCGTACAGCTTAAACGATTAGGGAGCATTTTAACGACGCTCTCCATGCTTTCTGCACAGCCCCAAGAGATGCCGCAGATTGATATTGTCACTACCCGGGGTGATACAACATCCTTTACTGGCGGTAGCTATACACGTATCTCAGAAGAAGCCCTGGCGCAATTACAACCCTTAAGCACGCAAGATGCGCTTCGAACAACCCCCGGGGTACATGTGGTAGAAACAGACGGGTACGGGTTTTACCCTCGCATTGGGATTCGTGGGCTCAATCCTGATATGAGCAAGAAGGTTTTGATTCTTGAAGATGGGGCCCCCGTGCAGCTTGGGCCCTTCATAGATCCGGCGGCCTACTATAGTCCTCCCGTGGAGCGTATGAAAGAGATCGAAGTGTTGAAAGGCAGTAGCTCTCTTCGCTATGGGCCTTCCACTATCGGTGGTGCAATTAACTATATAACGAAGCGCCCCGAAAAAGGTACTTCCGGCCATCTAACAGCTGTTGCGGGAAACCGTGGCTATCGATCAGTGGGACTTGATTTTGGTGTCGCAACGGATACCACTTCCGCATCCGTCTCCATGCTTCGCAAGGAGGGAGAAGGATGGCGGGATATGCCCTTTACGGTAAACGATATTGTTGCACGGGGCAGTATCACCCCAAACGAAATGCACTCCTTTTCGGTGAAAGCAAGTTATTATGACCAATCTGCAAATCACACGTATATCGGTCTTACGGACAAGGAGTACCGCCACAATCCTCTGCTCAATCGTGCCGATCACGATCACATGAAGGTTGAACGGTTTGGACTGGATATAAACCATCGTGCCTGGATCTCAGATAGAGCTCAAGTACAGACTCTTATCTATGGAAATAATGCACATCGAGACTGGTTTCGTGAGGAGTTTTCCTTTAATGCCGCAACGGGACAAAATGAAATGGAAGGATGGCGTTCCGGACGGGTTCGAGAGTTCAGCGTTGCCGGGGTAGACAGTCGTATTTCCCTTGACCATTCCATGGGCGATATGGAACACTATCTTGAAGCAGGGATACGTCCACAGTATGAACGGATGCAGAATAACCGAATTGATGTTCATGACACCCTCGATGTAAACCCTCTCACAAGCACTCAGGGGTTGTTGCGTGAACACGACACGCGGGAAGTACATAATGTGGCTGTTTTTGCTATGAACCGTATAGATATTACGGATAACCTCCGTATTACTCCCGGGGCACGCTTTGAGTATTATCAGCAAACACGAACACACCATCAAAAGGAGTATGCCCCCGTATCAATAGAAACCACCAGTGATGATGCAGTTTTTATTCCCGGTATTAGTGCGGGATATACCTTTGGTGATGCTGCAGAGGTGTTTGGTGGGGTTCATCGGGGGTTTGCGCCACCACGAGTGCAGGATGCAATTGATGGAGCGGGCAATGAGGTAAAACTTAAGGCAGAAGAAAGTGTAAACTATGAACTTGGGGTACGCGGCGCACTGGATTGGCTACGGTATGAACTGACCGGTTTTATCTACGATTTTGATAATCAAATAATTGCCGCCAGTGAAGCAGGCGGAGCCTCTGCCACACAAAATACAAACGCCGGAAAAAGTCTTAATCAAGGTGTTGAAACCGGGGTTGTTATGGATCTTCCGGCGTTTTTCAGTCTTGATGCAAACTGGACATGGGTGCCTGTGGCAGAATTTAGAAGTGACCTCTTTAATAGTGATAACGAGCAGGTAACCTTCGACGGAAACCGTCTTCCCTATGCGCCGAAACACACTGTAAATACACGTTTCGGGTTCTCCACCGGAGGAATAACTGCAGGCATCTCCCTCACTGCGGTGTCATCACAATATACGGATCATGAGAACCTCTCCACGGGAACACCCAACGGCCGAGCAGGTAAAATTGACGGATATCATGTATGGAATAGTGATATTTCCTATGAGGTAGGGCGGGTGCGCGTTTTTGGTACAGCCAAAAATATTGAGGATGCCCGGTACATCTCCTCTCGTTCTCCCCGGGGTATTTTTCCCGGTGCGGGGAGAACCTTTATGATTGGTTCAACGGTTTCATTCTAA
- a CDS encoding protein O-mannosyl-transferase family: protein MKHSVAHRLIGCAVFLTAFLVFLSTMAPSVSFWDCGEYIATTHILGIPHPPGNPFYIVLGRFFSILLSVTEIPVAQRINSISVISAAFSALFIYLIIGRILRATWGTPEKRADRAIFYISGVVGAFFGVFNYTFWFSAVEASVYIPSILTVLIGVYTALVWAQSTESNRDRYLLLFSYIAFLGIGIHMMALFALIPVMAYVMLIDRDMRQDWRLWCIALILGSVAYDVSSFIIIAPFLLLTTGLYTYLPLMAARVVNVLVAVSLVMYKLVTAHGAGELNVGGLIGLAPFLLFAGMTVYAFFTTEGIEASLRRWRFVFSLVVFSLLGFSIHAFIPIRSAMEPVINENHPTIELGNRNRSQHAYEAFKTLLSEENQAGPAYEAFQETLQEHEEAYDLWRELRRSLTGDYLSPHAAYEAFQRALEETDLVTYRRAFMDALAENDEQAHAFEMYQNALEEEAPREEVQALHEAFTNSLRAGEADLRQSYVQYIRTVRSHDTVGALYRNFVRARTTREGSRVYEELQEVLRETPILQNAYNELQDALEQQGFQSYYTDLVSAIENNAPHGDSLLAKFERTLAESRGPVAEQYGEFVETVEDDEELARLRMRYMDAVRRNRVGKDAYEEFLEALEEHPDAAASYEAFRAALEQDTQRRAAYEDFEQALGYASVFDLHWDDFRGFLERQQYGTESMITRMFHRRGDVTTQFGFDGHMGYLGFHLTQFFHFGDHIYQDRMATAEDEHFRPGARMRNTVLGDHGAFSFFAFLVYLIPTLIMLWGIYFWYGQNKPATIMLTVLLVTTTIAFGLYMNFADGTRPDSRRDVEVYEQQVEQWQERLDEFQEIRVMALNNPQVNVDEVDRVISQLEDNKPEARLVHREVRIRDYFYTAGFMSFGMWIGLAVAGILFTLFYSPVPQVKELVAPFAAALFLVAPLLPLTQNYELNDRSHDWIPYDYAYNLLNSCSENAILFTGGDNDTFPLWFIQEAAGVRRDVRVVNFSLLNTKWYIRQLRDLEPRVPITLSDYEIDQLSPSRNEYGIDLEPQQQPRPQFLENANISITPPTYDQKPFLSVSNKMLLKIVDENAWEKPLYFAFGTQGSDLMGLEPYMETHGMVRRLRRSRGNQMDMERTKYLMDSVYQFRGISGDESVVLSETAEKTVRHYVFMYFRYINELTGLRQIQQNRQMIRQAEQLLPMRRERLAQFEAEGSPEQAEFVHSLRQQISQIEGEKVRAQDELDRLLQGFDEHVEEALYYADRAIELLPKFPMSYITKAEIYRAAEDVEAAIATLRTGIDACRIPENADLYHMLLGILEEMGDMERVRLLQQEMEEMLPAEYLTRQ from the coding sequence GTGAAACACAGTGTTGCCCATCGTCTTATTGGATGTGCGGTTTTTCTTACCGCCTTCTTAGTTTTCCTTAGTACTATGGCGCCTTCGGTCTCGTTCTGGGATTGCGGGGAGTATATCGCAACAACGCATATTCTTGGTATTCCCCATCCTCCGGGAAACCCTTTTTATATAGTACTGGGACGATTTTTTTCAATACTTCTCAGTGTCACCGAAATTCCTGTGGCACAGCGTATCAATAGTATCTCTGTTATTTCGGCGGCCTTTAGTGCTCTGTTCATCTACTTAATCATCGGCCGTATTTTACGGGCCACTTGGGGAACACCTGAAAAACGAGCAGATCGGGCAATCTTCTATATCTCTGGTGTTGTGGGTGCTTTTTTCGGTGTGTTTAACTACACCTTTTGGTTCTCTGCTGTAGAGGCATCTGTCTATATTCCCTCAATTCTTACGGTTCTGATTGGGGTATATACCGCACTTGTGTGGGCCCAATCGACGGAGTCAAATCGCGATCGATATCTCTTACTTTTTTCATACATTGCCTTTCTTGGTATCGGCATCCATATGATGGCCCTTTTTGCTCTTATCCCCGTCATGGCTTATGTAATGTTGATTGATCGGGATATGCGTCAAGACTGGCGTCTGTGGTGTATTGCTCTCATTCTTGGAAGTGTCGCTTACGATGTTTCTTCCTTTATTATTATAGCCCCCTTTCTTTTGTTGACCACCGGCTTATACACCTACCTACCTCTTATGGCAGCGCGAGTGGTTAATGTGCTCGTGGCGGTATCCCTCGTGATGTACAAGTTGGTTACTGCTCATGGTGCGGGAGAGTTGAATGTCGGTGGGCTTATTGGACTTGCTCCTTTTCTTTTGTTTGCAGGTATGACTGTGTATGCCTTTTTTACCACAGAAGGCATTGAAGCTTCGTTGCGGCGATGGCGTTTTGTCTTTTCCCTTGTTGTGTTTTCACTGTTGGGGTTTTCTATTCACGCGTTCATCCCGATTCGTTCAGCCATGGAACCCGTCATTAATGAGAATCATCCGACCATTGAGTTGGGAAATCGGAATCGCTCTCAACACGCCTATGAGGCATTCAAAACACTTCTTTCAGAGGAAAATCAAGCGGGACCTGCCTATGAAGCCTTTCAGGAGACGTTGCAGGAGCATGAAGAGGCGTATGACCTTTGGCGGGAGTTACGTCGAAGTCTTACCGGTGACTATCTCTCTCCTCATGCGGCGTATGAAGCATTCCAAAGGGCTCTTGAAGAAACCGATTTAGTTACATATCGTCGTGCGTTTATGGATGCTCTTGCGGAGAATGATGAACAAGCCCACGCCTTTGAGATGTATCAGAATGCCTTGGAAGAAGAGGCTCCCCGTGAGGAGGTGCAAGCATTGCATGAAGCCTTTACAAATTCCTTGCGTGCTGGTGAGGCGGATCTGCGTCAATCCTATGTGCAGTATATCCGCACGGTTCGCTCCCATGACACAGTGGGTGCTTTGTATCGTAACTTTGTACGGGCTCGTACCACTCGTGAAGGAAGCCGTGTATATGAAGAGTTACAGGAAGTACTACGGGAAACCCCCATCCTTCAAAATGCGTATAATGAATTGCAGGATGCTTTGGAACAACAAGGGTTTCAGTCATACTATACCGACCTTGTGTCTGCCATAGAAAACAATGCCCCTCATGGTGATAGCCTTCTTGCGAAGTTTGAGCGAACCCTTGCCGAATCGCGTGGGCCCGTTGCGGAGCAGTATGGAGAATTCGTCGAGACCGTAGAGGACGATGAAGAGTTGGCACGTTTGCGTATGCGCTACATGGATGCAGTTCGGCGAAACCGTGTTGGCAAAGATGCCTATGAAGAGTTTTTGGAAGCCCTTGAAGAGCATCCTGATGCTGCTGCTTCGTATGAAGCATTCCGTGCTGCCTTGGAACAGGACACCCAACGTCGTGCAGCATATGAAGATTTTGAACAGGCCCTTGGGTATGCCTCGGTGTTTGATCTCCACTGGGATGATTTTCGCGGGTTTCTTGAGCGGCAACAGTATGGAACCGAATCTATGATTACTCGTATGTTTCATCGTCGTGGTGATGTAACAACGCAGTTTGGCTTTGATGGGCATATGGGATATCTCGGGTTTCATCTTACGCAGTTTTTTCATTTCGGTGATCATATCTATCAAGATCGTATGGCCACGGCCGAGGATGAGCACTTTCGCCCCGGTGCACGTATGCGCAATACTGTCCTGGGAGATCACGGTGCGTTTTCTTTCTTTGCTTTTCTGGTGTACCTCATCCCAACTCTTATTATGCTCTGGGGGATCTACTTCTGGTATGGGCAAAACAAGCCCGCAACCATAATGCTCACGGTGCTTTTAGTAACCACAACCATTGCGTTTGGCCTCTACATGAACTTTGCAGACGGGACTCGACCGGATTCTCGCCGCGATGTTGAGGTGTATGAACAACAGGTAGAGCAGTGGCAGGAGCGACTGGATGAGTTTCAAGAAATTCGGGTCATGGCCTTGAATAATCCCCAGGTAAATGTTGATGAGGTTGATCGTGTCATCTCTCAATTGGAGGATAATAAGCCAGAGGCGCGACTTGTGCATCGGGAAGTGCGCATACGGGATTATTTCTACACTGCCGGGTTTATGTCTTTTGGTATGTGGATTGGTCTTGCCGTGGCAGGAATTCTTTTTACCCTGTTTTACTCTCCTGTACCACAGGTAAAAGAGCTGGTAGCACCCTTTGCTGCAGCCCTGTTCCTCGTGGCTCCCCTTCTTCCTCTCACTCAAAACTATGAGTTAAATGACCGGAGTCATGACTGGATACCCTACGATTATGCCTATAACTTGCTCAACTCGTGTTCAGAGAATGCAATTCTGTTTACGGGGGGCGATAATGACACCTTTCCTCTGTGGTTTATTCAGGAAGCAGCCGGGGTTCGGCGTGATGTGCGTGTGGTGAATTTTTCTCTTTTAAATACAAAATGGTACATTCGCCAATTGCGTGATCTTGAGCCCCGAGTTCCTATTACCCTTTCCGACTACGAGATAGATCAGCTTTCTCCGTCCCGGAATGAATATGGGATTGATCTTGAACCGCAACAACAACCGCGACCTCAATTTTTGGAGAATGCAAATATTAGTATTACTCCGCCAACCTACGATCAGAAGCCCTTTCTTTCGGTATCAAATAAGATGCTTTTGAAGATTGTTGATGAGAATGCTTGGGAGAAGCCACTTTACTTTGCTTTTGGGACGCAAGGGAGTGATCTCATGGGGCTGGAGCCTTATATGGAGACCCATGGTATGGTTCGTCGTCTTCGGCGGAGTCGGGGAAATCAAATGGATATGGAACGAACAAAATATCTTATGGATAGTGTGTACCAGTTCCGTGGTATCTCCGGTGATGAGTCTGTTGTGCTTAGTGAGACGGCGGAGAAAACAGTCCGTCACTATGTCTTTATGTATTTTCGTTACATAAATGAGCTTACCGGGCTGCGTCAGATTCAGCAGAATAGACAAATGATTCGTCAAGCGGAGCAACTTCTTCCCATGCGGCGGGAACGCCTTGCGCAGTTTGAGGCCGAGGGGAGTCCGGAGCAAGCTGAATTTGTTCACTCTCTTCGACAGCAGATCAGTCAAATAGAGGGTGAAAAAGTTCGTGCCCAAGATGAGTTAGACCGTCTTCTCCAGGGGTTTGATGAACATGTTGAAGAAGCGTTGTACTACGCCGATCGGGCCATAGAGTTATTGCCGAAATTCCCCATGTCCTATATTACGAAAGCTGAGATTTATCGGGCTGCAGAAGATGTTGAAGCGGCTATCGCTACTCTTCGAACCGGTATTGATGCATGTCGTATTCCTGAAAATGCTGATTTATATCACATGCTTCTTGGTATTCTTGAAGAAATGGGCGATATGGAACGGGTGCGTCTTCTACAACAGGAGATGGAAGAGATGTTGCCCGCGGAGTATCTTACACGTCAGTAA
- a CDS encoding bifunctional 3,4-dihydroxy-2-butanone-4-phosphate synthase/GTP cyclohydrolase II, whose protein sequence is MKSLEEIQAIIEVYKQGGMVIIVDDEDRENEGDLAYAGQFSTPEKVNFMARYGRGLICAACDAPVIERLQLPMMTSNNTAYLETAFTVSVEAREGTTTGISAEDRSTTILALSDPNSTHADFVIPGHMFPLKAKPGGVLQRIGQTEGSVDLAKLAGLEPVAVICEIMNEDGTMARRPELDEFSHTHSIPIISVADIVRYRRRTETLIVQSAEANMPTSHGEFRIRAYEDTLSGKTHVALFIGDISSGEPVITRMHSECLTGDVLGSLRCDCGNQLAHAMEQVSREGRGVVIYLRQEGRGIGLANKIKAYGLQDDGYDTVEANHELGFEDDLRDYGIGAQILNELGVEKIRLLTNNMRKVVGLEGYGIEIVERLPIVTEECEHNRAYLSTKRDKLGHLFVDEKEQEESVENVEESSQDDDRSDLAGFGLETL, encoded by the coding sequence TTGAAATCCCTTGAAGAGATACAGGCCATCATTGAAGTATATAAACAGGGTGGTATGGTTATTATTGTGGATGATGAGGATCGGGAAAATGAAGGTGACCTTGCCTATGCCGGTCAGTTTTCCACGCCCGAAAAGGTGAATTTTATGGCTCGGTATGGTCGGGGGCTTATTTGCGCTGCTTGCGATGCTCCTGTTATTGAGCGGTTGCAACTTCCCATGATGACCAGTAACAATACGGCCTATCTTGAGACCGCCTTTACGGTATCCGTAGAAGCTCGTGAAGGGACCACCACGGGAATATCAGCCGAGGATAGAAGTACGACAATTCTCGCATTGAGCGATCCAAACTCGACCCATGCAGACTTTGTTATTCCGGGACATATGTTTCCCTTGAAGGCCAAGCCCGGGGGAGTGTTGCAGCGTATCGGTCAGACGGAAGGAAGTGTTGACCTTGCAAAGCTGGCCGGATTAGAGCCGGTTGCTGTTATTTGCGAAATTATGAATGAAGACGGCACCATGGCCCGACGTCCTGAATTAGATGAGTTTTCACACACCCATTCAATCCCCATTATTTCTGTGGCGGATATTGTGCGGTATCGACGGCGCACCGAGACCTTAATTGTCCAAAGTGCCGAGGCAAATATGCCCACAAGCCACGGTGAGTTTCGCATTCGTGCCTATGAAGATACCCTCTCCGGTAAAACCCATGTTGCGCTGTTTATTGGGGATATCTCTTCCGGTGAGCCGGTTATAACCCGTATGCACTCCGAGTGTCTTACCGGTGATGTGCTTGGGTCTTTGCGATGTGATTGCGGAAATCAGCTTGCCCATGCCATGGAGCAGGTGTCCCGTGAAGGGCGCGGGGTAGTCATTTATTTGCGTCAAGAGGGGCGCGGCATTGGCCTTGCCAACAAAATAAAGGCGTATGGTTTGCAAGATGACGGCTATGATACGGTTGAGGCAAATCATGAACTTGGCTTTGAAGATGATTTACGTGATTATGGTATTGGTGCCCAGATTCTAAATGAACTTGGGGTAGAAAAGATTCGTCTTCTTACAAATAATATGCGGAAGGTTGTTGGCCTCGAAGGCTATGGGATAGAGATTGTAGAACGACTTCCCATTGTGACAGAAGAGTGTGAACATAATCGTGCCTACTTGAGTACCAAACGAGACAAGTTGGGGCATCTTTTTGTAGACGAAAAAGAGCAGGAAGAATCTGTTGAGAACGTGGAGGAGTCGTCGCAAGATGATGACCGCTCTGATCTTGCAGGGTTCGGCCTGGAAACACTGTAA
- a CDS encoding YqiA/YcfP family alpha/beta fold hydrolase — MILYIHGFASSGTGYKSSLFRSHYEGREPFLSPTLSVVPDLAMHTLRDLIDTLKPEHPIGLIGSSLGGFYARIISHEYGLPAVLINPALAPHTLLRHHAQQVRHYYDGSRFYVEESHLQALSHMAQQTGHDDSAILVFQKKGDEILNYRTVQNTFSPEQLVLEEGGDHGFSDISRHFSHIDGFFAEASSRS, encoded by the coding sequence ATGATACTCTATATTCATGGCTTTGCCAGCTCCGGAACAGGCTATAAATCGTCTCTATTTCGAAGCCATTATGAGGGACGGGAGCCCTTTCTTTCTCCCACCCTCTCGGTGGTACCCGACTTAGCCATGCACACCTTGCGAGATCTCATCGACACCCTCAAGCCTGAACACCCCATAGGCCTTATCGGCTCTTCTCTGGGAGGGTTCTATGCACGAATTATTTCTCACGAATATGGTCTTCCAGCCGTTCTTATCAACCCCGCCTTAGCACCGCACACCCTGTTGCGACACCATGCACAGCAAGTGCGCCACTACTACGATGGAAGCCGTTTTTATGTAGAAGAATCACACCTGCAAGCACTCAGCCATATGGCACAACAAACCGGCCACGATGATTCCGCCATTTTGGTGTTTCAAAAAAAGGGTGACGAAATACTCAATTACAGGACTGTACAGAACACATTCTCACCGGAGCAACTTGTTTTGGAAGAGGGAGGAGACCATGGTTTCAGCGATATTTCCCGGCATTTTTCTCACATCGACGGTTTTTTTGCCGAAGCGTCTTCTCGCTCATGA
- the ribE gene encoding 6,7-dimethyl-8-ribityllumazine synthase translates to MAQVIEGMLTGKGRKVALVTGRFNDLITEKLQGGAVDGLIRHGVQSDAITVVKVPGAFEIPLAARKLAVSKQYDAVICLGAVIRGATPHFEYVSSELAKGIGQVSLETGVPVIFGVLTTDTIEQAVERAGTKSGNKGFDAAVTAIEMINVLEKL, encoded by the coding sequence ATGGCACAGGTAATAGAGGGAATGCTTACGGGTAAGGGGCGAAAGGTTGCTCTGGTAACGGGGCGCTTTAATGACCTTATCACAGAAAAACTGCAGGGCGGTGCCGTGGATGGGTTGATTCGTCACGGGGTGCAGAGCGATGCGATTACCGTGGTAAAGGTTCCCGGTGCCTTTGAGATTCCCCTGGCAGCTCGCAAGCTTGCGGTGAGCAAGCAGTATGATGCGGTGATCTGCCTTGGAGCGGTTATCCGTGGTGCCACACCGCACTTTGAATATGTTTCCAGTGAGCTTGCGAAGGGTATTGGGCAGGTTTCTCTTGAAACCGGGGTGCCTGTTATATTTGGTGTTCTTACAACAGACACTATCGAGCAGGCTGTGGAGCGGGCTGGTACAAAATCGGGGAATAAGGGCTTTGATGCAGCCGTAACAGCTATTGAAATGATTAACGTTTTGGAAAAACTATAG
- a CDS encoding GDSL-type esterase/lipase family protein has translation MKCILFLLSSVALVAAGFFPADHRSFMYEGRFDFSDPAAPRFSWPGIAISVGFTGQKVSVVLEDGLGRYDIWINDSAAGVLSTDSGTEKVDTFVVARDLPKGAHELRLIKRNETAWSDQRFHGVVVSAGETLFTPSLSRTGSIEILGDSFVAGYGNEASGRDSGLVPETTNTGKSFGHILADRLGAKRHILAYSGKGMVQNLGGDSPGREFPAYYEATVHADIEQGREVDIWDVSSWNPDLTIIHLGINDFSDQGAAPPADTALFRKGAESFLHRLRTKNTNPSAHYLFMAFQDWPNRYILQSLQRLIRDEHEAGHEDVALFSYTTSLDALHWHPSVEEHAEIAEALEGFIYEQGLFLPTSVYSEERDRPNTALVNITSQGYRLSEEISSVSVYSVRGEHQELHISERVFSLDDKLSPGMYILSVQTHAGKRYHRLIRHEREDASAKKPSM, from the coding sequence ATGAAATGTATCTTGTTTCTTTTGAGCAGTGTCGCCCTTGTGGCGGCAGGCTTTTTCCCTGCAGATCACCGTTCTTTTATGTACGAAGGACGGTTTGATTTTTCCGATCCTGCTGCACCCCGTTTCAGTTGGCCGGGAATCGCTATTTCAGTGGGGTTTACCGGGCAGAAGGTTTCCGTTGTTCTTGAAGATGGGCTTGGGCGGTATGATATCTGGATTAACGATTCCGCTGCTGGTGTACTTTCCACAGATAGTGGGACGGAGAAGGTGGACACCTTTGTTGTTGCCCGTGACCTTCCCAAGGGGGCTCATGAGTTGCGACTGATCAAACGAAATGAAACCGCATGGAGTGATCAGCGTTTTCACGGAGTAGTTGTTTCAGCAGGAGAGACCCTTTTCACGCCGTCCCTGTCCCGCACCGGCTCCATTGAGATTCTTGGAGACTCCTTTGTTGCTGGTTATGGTAATGAGGCATCAGGACGGGACAGCGGCTTGGTGCCGGAAACCACGAATACGGGAAAATCCTTTGGGCACATCTTGGCAGACCGCCTCGGGGCAAAGCGGCACATCCTTGCCTATTCAGGCAAGGGTATGGTGCAAAATCTCGGTGGAGATTCTCCGGGAAGGGAGTTTCCCGCATACTATGAAGCCACGGTGCATGCAGATATAGAGCAGGGAAGAGAGGTTGATATCTGGGATGTTTCTTCATGGAATCCAGATCTCACCATTATCCATCTTGGAATTAATGACTTTAGCGATCAGGGCGCGGCTCCTCCCGCTGATACCGCCCTGTTTCGAAAAGGGGCTGAATCGTTCTTGCATCGCCTACGTACAAAGAACACAAACCCCTCAGCACACTATCTCTTCATGGCGTTTCAGGATTGGCCAAATCGGTATATTCTCCAGTCACTCCAGCGCCTTATTCGTGACGAACACGAAGCAGGGCATGAAGATGTCGCTCTGTTCTCTTACACGACCTCCCTTGATGCCTTGCATTGGCACCCCTCTGTGGAGGAACATGCAGAAATTGCCGAAGCCCTTGAAGGCTTTATTTATGAACAGGGGCTCTTTCTTCCTACCTCTGTGTACTCCGAAGAAAGGGACAGGCCAAATACCGCCCTCGTGAACATAACTTCGCAGGGATATAGGCTTTCTGAGGAAATTTCATCAGTATCGGTGTATTCAGTGCGGGGAGAACACCAAGAGCTGCATATATCGGAAAGAGTGTTTTCTTTAGACGACAAACTTTCACCGGGGATGTACATCCTTTCAGTACAAACCCATGCAGGGAAACGGTATCACCGTCTTATTCGTCATGAGCGAGAAGACGCTTCGGCAAAAAAACCGTCGATGTGA